One Syntrophorhabdaceae bacterium DNA segment encodes these proteins:
- a CDS encoding nucleotide sugar dehydrogenase, translated as VKSSEMTKYTANSMLATRISFMNQIANICDRLGADVMMVMRGIGSDSRIGPKFLFPGIGFGGSCFPKDVRALINTSQGLGYEPTILEKVMEVNERQRESFAEKIASFYHGKLKGRKFAVWGLAFKPNTDDMREAPSVEIVNSLTKNGAFCNLFDPKAMEIARSIFVKNKNIRFGKNQYEVLKGVDGLILLTEWLSFREPDFDKIKSHMKTPVIFDGRNQYNPRSMARLGFQYICIGRPIAY; from the coding sequence GTAAAATCAAGCGAGATGACAAAATATACAGCCAACTCGATGCTTGCCACCCGCATATCATTTATGAACCAGATCGCGAATATATGCGACAGGCTCGGCGCTGACGTTATGATGGTTATGCGGGGGATCGGGAGCGATTCAAGGATAGGTCCCAAATTTCTCTTTCCCGGCATCGGTTTCGGCGGTTCATGTTTTCCAAAAGACGTCAGGGCATTGATCAACACATCACAGGGACTTGGATATGAACCAACGATACTGGAAAAGGTGATGGAGGTCAATGAACGGCAGAGAGAGTCATTCGCAGAAAAGATCGCATCCTTTTATCATGGCAAACTGAAAGGCAGAAAATTCGCCGTATGGGGGCTTGCCTTTAAACCGAACACCGACGATATGCGCGAGGCCCCTTCCGTTGAGATCGTCAACAGCCTTACAAAAAACGGGGCATTCTGTAATCTCTTTGACCCGAAGGCAATGGAGATTGCCAGATCGATATTCGTGAAGAACAAAAATATCCGGTTCGGGAAAAACCAGTACGAGGTCCTCAAGGGGGTAGACGGGCTCATCCTCCTGACCGAGTGGCTTTCTTTCCGGGAACCTGACTTCGACAAGATCAAATCCCATATGAAAACACCTGTCATCTTTGACGGCAGGAACCAGTACAACCCGCGGAGCATGGCACGACTGGGGTTCCAGTACATCTGTATAGGCAGACCAATAGCATATTAG